One genomic window of Choristoneura fumiferana chromosome 14, NRCan_CFum_1, whole genome shotgun sequence includes the following:
- the LOC141434661 gene encoding uncharacterized protein isoform X1 yields the protein MKPNMTRNKAQVYSVGNYLMTGKVLGKGHFARVEEATHRIIGKKVAIKIIDLTCIKEEYARRNLHREPRVMAKLRHPCIAALYETMMHGPRLYVVMEAAGGGDLCAHVLAARGGARGLPEARARALAAQLVSAVRHMHARGVVHRDLKMENIMLDSTKQFIKIVDFGLSNVWSNGGALRTPCGSLEYAAPELFVDGRRYGPEVDLWSIGVIVYGMVTGGLPFTGADGGEGRSRPQLRAAISRGFARKQRVALACVSGDCRVFIQQLLEPNVAVRMKIEEAARHRWIKRPGMRMKAHPLGVVEPKASREMYRQISELCGQPIMDVVAQIKAEPFGAVAGIYNIKTHLQQMQNLPAVDLLWSSVLLEPTPSTPPEYKVLGDLDRSEIVASSSKAPTPPLSVSPPRTNGVPKKIPPKTQETSTKLVLNKSLALNPPRTTTSTASQVREPPKLHTKPPELKPDLSKIRSQLNPFFTSMNRPVSTLYGVKKPIFKVYDSGDCGLDPRLPSIDEHSNTDLDDPRKTRSKIVKTQYVKKVSLEDDRPLRLNSCPNRVVDTKRSEFYRRAGDGLPSWRASGVAATPPARILLQTNATTIKRASLGNIVSPHSSSNSHCKSERAMPVGWYNQRTAGGKDTPHLQRFRRTAPMK from the exons ATGAAACCTAACATGACAAGGAACAAGGCCCAAGTGTACAGTGTTGGGAACTACTTGATGACTGGCAAGGTGCTCGGGAAAGGCCATTTTGCCAGGGTTGAGGAAGCTACCCATAGGATTATAGGGAAGAAG GTAGCGATAAAGATCATCGACCTAACATGCATCAAGGAAGAGTACGCGCGCCGCAACCTACACCGCGAGCCGCGCGTCATGGCGAAACTGCGGCATCCCTGCATCGCCGCGCTGTATGAGACCATGATG CACGGGCCGCGCCTGTACGTGGTGATGgaggcggcgggcggcggcgacCTGTGCGCGCACGTGCTGGCGGCGCGCGGGGGCGCGCGGGGGCTGCCCGAGGCGCGCGCGCGTGCGCTCGCCGCGCAGCTCGTGTCGGCTGTGAGGCACATGCACGCGCGCGGCGTCGTGCACCG CGACTTAAAAATGGAGAACATCATGTTAGACAGCACGAAGCAGTTCATCAAGATTGTCG ATTTCGGTTTATCGAACGTTTGGAGCAACGGCGGCGCGCTGCGGACCCCGTGCGGCTCGCTGGAGTACGCAGCGCCGGAGCTGTTCGTGGACGGACGACGCTACGGGCCCGAGGTGGACCTCTGGAGCAT AGGTGTCATAGTGTACGGCATGGTGACGGGCGGGCTGCCGTTCACGGGCGCGGACGGCGGCGAGGGGCGGTCGCGGCCGCAGCTGCGCGCCGCCATATCGCGCGGCTTTGCGCGGAAGCAGCGCGTCGCGCTCGCTTGCGTCAGCGGGG ACTGCAGGGTCTTCATTCAGCAGCTGTTGGAGCCTAACGTGGCGGTCCGTATGAAGATAGAAGAGGCGGCGCGGCACCGCTGGATCAAGCGGCCCGGTATGCGGATGAAGGCACATCCCTTGGGCGTCGTCGAGCCCAAGGCCAGCAGGGAG atGTACAGGCAAATATCAGAGCTTTGCGGTCAACCTATAATGGACGTGGTCGCTCAGATCAAGGCCGAGCCGTTCGGAGCGGTCGCTGGCATCTACAATATCAAGACCCATCTCCAGCAAATGCAGAACCTCCCCGCTGTAGACCTGCTGTGGTCCTCCGTGCTTCTAGAACCCACGCCTTCGACTCCCCCTGAATACAAAGTCCTAGGTGACCTGGATAGATCAGAAATAGTTGCCTCCAGCAGCAAAGCACCCACACCGCCCTTAAGCGTATCCCCGCCCAGAACAAACGGCGTCCCCAAGAAGATACCTCCGAAAACACAAGAAACGTCCACGAAACTAGTCCTTAACAAAAGCTTAGCTTTAAATCCTCCTAGAACAACAACCAGCACAGCGTCCCAAGTCAGAGAACCGCCGAAGTTGCATACAAAGCCTCCAGAGTTGAAGCCGGATTTGAGCAAAATCAGGAGTCAGCTGAACCCTTTTTTTACGTCGATGAACCGTCCTGTCAGTACACTTTATGGTGTGAAGAAGCCTATTTTCAAGGTTTATGATAGCGGTGACTGCGGCTTGGACCCTCGGCTGCCGAGCATCGATGAGCATTCCAACACTGATCTGGACGATCCAAGGAAGACTAGGAGTAAAATTGTGAAGACTCAGTACGTGAAGAAGGTCAGTTTGGAGGACGACAGGCCGCTGCGACTCAACAGCTGCCCGAATAGGGTCGTTGACACGAAACGGTCCGAGTTCTACCGGCGAGCTGGGGATGGACTACcaag CTGGCGAGCCAGCGGGGTGGCGGCGACGCCGCCCGCGAGGATCTTGCTGCAAACCAATGCTACGACGATCAAGCGCGCGTCTTTGGG AAACATCGTGAGTCCACATTCTTCTTCAAACAGTCACTGTAAGAGCGAGAGGGCGATGCCG
- the LOC141434661 gene encoding uncharacterized protein isoform X2: protein MMHGPRLYVVMEAAGGGDLCAHVLAARGGARGLPEARARALAAQLVSAVRHMHARGVVHRDLKMENIMLDSTKQFIKIVDFGLSNVWSNGGALRTPCGSLEYAAPELFVDGRRYGPEVDLWSIGVIVYGMVTGGLPFTGADGGEGRSRPQLRAAISRGFARKQRVALACVSGDCRVFIQQLLEPNVAVRMKIEEAARHRWIKRPGMRMKAHPLGVVEPKASREMYRQISELCGQPIMDVVAQIKAEPFGAVAGIYNIKTHLQQMQNLPAVDLLWSSVLLEPTPSTPPEYKVLGDLDRSEIVASSSKAPTPPLSVSPPRTNGVPKKIPPKTQETSTKLVLNKSLALNPPRTTTSTASQVREPPKLHTKPPELKPDLSKIRSQLNPFFTSMNRPVSTLYGVKKPIFKVYDSGDCGLDPRLPSIDEHSNTDLDDPRKTRSKIVKTQYVKKVSLEDDRPLRLNSCPNRVVDTKRSEFYRRAGDGLPSWRASGVAATPPARILLQTNATTIKRASLGNIVSPHSSSNSHCKSERAMPVGWYNQRTAGGKDTPHLQRFRRTAPMK, encoded by the exons ATGATG CACGGGCCGCGCCTGTACGTGGTGATGgaggcggcgggcggcggcgacCTGTGCGCGCACGTGCTGGCGGCGCGCGGGGGCGCGCGGGGGCTGCCCGAGGCGCGCGCGCGTGCGCTCGCCGCGCAGCTCGTGTCGGCTGTGAGGCACATGCACGCGCGCGGCGTCGTGCACCG CGACTTAAAAATGGAGAACATCATGTTAGACAGCACGAAGCAGTTCATCAAGATTGTCG ATTTCGGTTTATCGAACGTTTGGAGCAACGGCGGCGCGCTGCGGACCCCGTGCGGCTCGCTGGAGTACGCAGCGCCGGAGCTGTTCGTGGACGGACGACGCTACGGGCCCGAGGTGGACCTCTGGAGCAT AGGTGTCATAGTGTACGGCATGGTGACGGGCGGGCTGCCGTTCACGGGCGCGGACGGCGGCGAGGGGCGGTCGCGGCCGCAGCTGCGCGCCGCCATATCGCGCGGCTTTGCGCGGAAGCAGCGCGTCGCGCTCGCTTGCGTCAGCGGGG ACTGCAGGGTCTTCATTCAGCAGCTGTTGGAGCCTAACGTGGCGGTCCGTATGAAGATAGAAGAGGCGGCGCGGCACCGCTGGATCAAGCGGCCCGGTATGCGGATGAAGGCACATCCCTTGGGCGTCGTCGAGCCCAAGGCCAGCAGGGAG atGTACAGGCAAATATCAGAGCTTTGCGGTCAACCTATAATGGACGTGGTCGCTCAGATCAAGGCCGAGCCGTTCGGAGCGGTCGCTGGCATCTACAATATCAAGACCCATCTCCAGCAAATGCAGAACCTCCCCGCTGTAGACCTGCTGTGGTCCTCCGTGCTTCTAGAACCCACGCCTTCGACTCCCCCTGAATACAAAGTCCTAGGTGACCTGGATAGATCAGAAATAGTTGCCTCCAGCAGCAAAGCACCCACACCGCCCTTAAGCGTATCCCCGCCCAGAACAAACGGCGTCCCCAAGAAGATACCTCCGAAAACACAAGAAACGTCCACGAAACTAGTCCTTAACAAAAGCTTAGCTTTAAATCCTCCTAGAACAACAACCAGCACAGCGTCCCAAGTCAGAGAACCGCCGAAGTTGCATACAAAGCCTCCAGAGTTGAAGCCGGATTTGAGCAAAATCAGGAGTCAGCTGAACCCTTTTTTTACGTCGATGAACCGTCCTGTCAGTACACTTTATGGTGTGAAGAAGCCTATTTTCAAGGTTTATGATAGCGGTGACTGCGGCTTGGACCCTCGGCTGCCGAGCATCGATGAGCATTCCAACACTGATCTGGACGATCCAAGGAAGACTAGGAGTAAAATTGTGAAGACTCAGTACGTGAAGAAGGTCAGTTTGGAGGACGACAGGCCGCTGCGACTCAACAGCTGCCCGAATAGGGTCGTTGACACGAAACGGTCCGAGTTCTACCGGCGAGCTGGGGATGGACTACcaag CTGGCGAGCCAGCGGGGTGGCGGCGACGCCGCCCGCGAGGATCTTGCTGCAAACCAATGCTACGACGATCAAGCGCGCGTCTTTGGG AAACATCGTGAGTCCACATTCTTCTTCAAACAGTCACTGTAAGAGCGAGAGGGCGATGCCG